One part of the Osmerus mordax isolate fOsmMor3 chromosome 18, fOsmMor3.pri, whole genome shotgun sequence genome encodes these proteins:
- the cgnb gene encoding cingulin isoform X3, which yields MSALSSDRKPPVDYGVQIRFIKDLHDTGGGYPEKTRGRNNATPPSNKYGVAVRVQGISGQPYVVLKDGEKGDSYGVQLKTDPPQVQPKAPSSALASPYSSLPRGKDPGEIPNPYKPEQPASSPVSSASPTEEQEAFGSPFRRPPGDGQAGTQGEGEGRTGREGRADRAKMDPHPKPTNGVEKDSSWPGQDEDLFNEAGLKPVGLKGVGSRGPKNGVGLTGSLGRHSGKKLDSSPETFPEPPPPVPFEEEEEEPVAAIDTNSLAPINKLISKFNSSTPGVQTRGRTGARQRLRFDERRRSRSLDARKNAPEDSVTPHPATTPNPYASSLTPSSASSATSTPPHGSLAKSPVSIAKGTALSASKPASINKTPGKFAAKDIPPAIPPKKPGMPPPLRERGRSAEVINGEEALTKQAIPSLLKEGPSDLSINRKVNHVNETPNDAKPSGVERNLKKDLEDCLHENTQLQKQLDSKQTELLEAQEELTQLRMAREEAESRVRQHEDQLAELQEELRGISESSPHTVSLQTDVMMLKAELAEAAMLCQRQEEQLHQRERELTALKGALKDEVESHDKEMEVLREQYHRDMETLHSTMEQVSQSQQQIEEERQKVNESMFSLEEELESCRDQEGLWRSQLDTATEELQNSKQEKRLESATCILLRARLEKDEFEEELKKLQISMKKIPVLDDTDSPDPQRRHDDIKQTRSELDKQRAESRKKEEDLRALRAASEEKEARLSAEIDRLKDQSQRDRDELQKALEKTKELDQESTKETNLELQETNTRLRERLARMRLHSSVPLSSDTEQALEDENRSLRSQLEEARRAASRTGKEKEELSRRLEERDLEREVLKRGKSDLEEQKRLLDRALEKINKEMEMMMGDSRQSVQTLQSQLDDYRERSRRDLLDVQRNSKDRLAELQRAQAAQKSLQEEASRLKKDLLACGEERDGAQLERDLLSSRLKHMESELESERSSHTDRGREIRALEDKVKTMEIELDEEKSSVELLNDRIARSREQVDQLRADLLQERSSRHDLEMDKSSMERQVKDLKSRVADMEGQSRLPAGISLLEGKVQELEERLRSEEREKGSIQASQRRMERKLKDLNITLDQERNTHAEQRDQLALRVKALKRQVDESESEVERLEGVRRKVLRELEEQQELQDTQQSKISTLEAELKRKVQQARRPVMGSSNFSSEDEDGLYDTNSIASILTEAQLQTTNC from the exons ATGAGCGCTCTCTCCTCGGACAGGAAGCCCCCTGTGGACTACGGTGTTCAGATCCGCTTCATCAAAGACCTCCATGACACTGGCGGGGGCTACCCGGAAAAGACCAGGGGTCGCAATAACGCAACGCCCCCCTCCAACAAGTATGGCGTTGCGGTTCGAGTGCAGGGCATATCCGGGCAGCCCTACGTGGTCCTGAAGGATGGGGAGAAAGGAGACTCGTATGGGGTCCAGCTGAAGACCGACCCTCCCCAGGTGCAGCCCAAGGCCCCAAGCTCAGCGCTTGCTTCCCCCTACAGTAGCCTGCCTAGAGGGAAGGACCCTGGAGAAATACCAAACCCTTACAAACCtgaacagccagccagctccccagtctcctcagcctccccgACAGAAGAGCAGGAGGCCTTTGGGAGCCCCTTTAGGAGACCCCCAGGGGACGGTCAGGCAGGgacccagggggagggggagggcaggacagggagggaggggcgggcagACAGAGCGAAGATGGACCCCCACCCAAAACCGACCAATGGAGTAGAAAAGGACAGCAGCTGGCCCGGTCAGGACGAAGATTTGTTTAACGAGGCGGGGCTCAAGCCTGTTGGTCTCAAAGGGGTGGGGTCCAGAGGGCCTAAGAATGGGGTGGGGCTTACTGGGTCACTTGGCAGACACAGCGGGAAGAAGCTCGATTCATCCCCGGAGACATTCCCAGAACCCCCTCCACCAGTGCcgtttgaggaggaggaggaggagcctgtggCCGCCATAGACACCAACTCCTTGGCTCCCATCAACAAGCTCATCAGCAAGTTTAACAGCAGCACTCCCGGCGTGCAGACCAGGGGGCGCACCGGGGCCAGACAGCGGCTCAGGTTCGACGAACGCAGGCGCTCTCGAAGCCTGGACGCCCGTAAGAACGCCCCTGAAGACTCCGTGACTCCTCACCCGGCTACTACTCCCAACCCCTACGCCTCCTCGCTCACGccttcctccgcctcctccgccacctccacccctcctcacggTAGCCTAGCAAAGAGCCCCGTCTCCATTGCCAAGGGGacagctctctctgcctccaagccagcgagcatCAACAAGACACCTGGGAAGTTCGCTGCCAAGGACATTCCTCCAGCCATTCCACCCAAGAAACCT GGGATGCCCCCCCCTCTGAGGGAGCGGGGTCGAAGTGCAGAGGTCATCAACGGAGAGGAAGCCCTGACAAAGCAggccatcccctccctcctgaaGGAAGG GCCCAGTGACCTGTCCATCAATCGAAAAGTCAACCATGTCAATGAGACACCAAACGATGCTAAG cCATCAGGAGTTGAGAGAAACCTAAAGAAGGATCTGGAGGACTGTCTTCATGAGAACACCCAGCTGCAGAAACAACTAGACAGCAAACAAACTGAACTGCTGGAGGCCCAGGAAGA GTTGACCCAGCTACGGATGGCCAGGGAGGAGGCGGAGTCTCGCGTCCGTCAGCATGAAGACCAACTGGCAGAGCTTCAGGAAGAGCTGAGGGGAATCTCGGAGAGCTCTCCACACACAGTTTCACTGCAGacg GATGTGATGATGCTGAAGGCCGAGCTGGCCGAGGCGGCCATGCTGTGCCAGcggcaggaggagcagctgcACCAGCGCGAGAGGGAGCTGACCGCCCTGAAGGGGGCGCTCAAGGACGAGGTGGAGTCTCACGACAAGGAGATGGAGGTCCTCAGAGAGCAGTACCACCGGGACATGGAGACCCTCCACTCGACCATGGAGCAGGTCTCGCAG TCGCAGCAGCAGATcgaagaggagaggcagaaggtGAACGAGTCCATGttcagcctggaggaggagctagaGAGCTGCCGAGACCAAGAGGGCCTGTGGAGGTCCCAGCTGGACACCGCCACAGAGGAACTCCAAAACAGCAAACAAGA GAAGAGACTGGAGAGCGCGACATGCAT TCTCCTGAGAGCTCGCCTGGAAAAGGATGAGTTTgaggaggagctgaaaaagctTCAGATATCCATGAAGAAGATACCTGTGCTAGATGACACAGACTCACCG gacccTCAGCGTCGCCATGACGATATCAAGCAGACTCGCTCAGAGCTCGACAAACAAAGAGCTGAGtcgaggaagaaggaggaggacctGAGAGCGTTGAGGGCAGCCAGCGAAGAGAAGGAGGCCAGACTGAGCGCCGAGATTGACAGACTGAAGGACCaatcacagagagacagggatgagcTCCAGAAGGCACTGGAGAAGACAAAGGAG CTGGATCAGGAGAGCACCAAAGAGACCAACCTGGAGCTTCAGGAAACCAACACGCGTCTCAGGGAGAGACTAGCCCGCATG CGTCTCCACTCCAGCGTCCCCCTGAGCTCAGACACCgagcaggccctggaggacGAGAACCGCTCCCTGAGGTcccagctggaggaggccagACGAGCAGCCTCTCGCACGggcaaggagaaggaggagctgagccggcgcctggaggagagggacctggagagggaggtgcTGAAGAGGGGCAAAAGCGACCTGGAGGAGCAGAAAAGGCTACTGGACAGGGCTTTGGAGAAAATCAACAAGGAG ATGGAGATGATGATGGGGGACTCGCGCCAGTCGGTGCAGACGCTGCAGAGCCAGCTGGACGACTACCGCGAGCGCTCCAGAAGGGACTTGCTGGACGTCCAGCGCAACAGCAAGGACAGGCTGGCTGAGCTGCAGAGGGCCCAGGCCGCCCAGAAGagcctgcaggaggag GCGTCCCGTCTCAAGAAGGATCTGCTGgcgtgtggagaggagagagacggcgctcagctggagagagacctaCTGAGCAGCCGCCTCAAGCACATGGAGAGCGAGCTGGAGTCGGAGAGAAGCTCCCACACCGACCGAGGCAGGGAGATCAGGGCCCTGGAG GATAAAGTGAAGACGATGGAGATTGAGCTGGACGAGGAGAAGAGCAGCGTGGAGCTTCTGAACGACCGAATCGCCCGCAGCAGAGAACAG GTCGACCAGCTCCGTGCAGACCTGTTGCAGGAGCGATCCTCCAGACATGACCTGGAGATGGACAAGAGTTCCATGGAGAGACAG GTGAAGGATCTGAAGTCTCGCGTGGCGGATATGGAGGGCCAGTCTCGACTTCCGGCTGGAATCTCACTGCTGGAGGGCAAAgtccaggagctggaggagaggctgcgcaGCGAGGAGAG GGAGAAGGGCAGTATCCAGGCCTCCCAAAGGAGAATGGAGAGGAAGCTGAAGGACCTGAACatcactctggaccaggagaggAACACGCACGCCGAGCAGAGAGATCAG